CAGCGGCGCGTGTTGCCACCTGGGCTATATCAATTTTATTGCGTTCAGCGATTCGAGCGTAAGCAGCTTTTCGCTTGGCATTCACTTCTTTGACCAGTTTTTCCAGTTCTGGTGAGCTGGCATCTACTATAGCGATGTATCCGCTATTGGCTTCACCAACCAGGCCCTTACTTTTGGCTTCATTTAGGGAAATTGCCATTGCAGGCAGGGCGATTAATAAGCTCAGTGCCAAAAAGGCTTTCATTAATGTCTTCATATTTGCCTCCTTAGAAAATCCCTTCCTTGTCTTCAAACAGGTTGTCCAGGTCCTTGTCGACCTTGACCCGAATTTCATGCTCAATTTTCACATTCAGGTTTACTGTAATTGGCTCACTGGGAGCCTTTACCGCTACAGTAGGTGTACACCCTGTAGCAACCATAGCGTATAGCAGCCCCATAGGAATCAGTCGGCTGGCTTTCATCTGACACTCCTCACAGTACCTCTTTGGTACCCTTTTACTTTTTGTACCTAGCCCGTGTTACCTGCCTGGTTCAGCAGGTGAGTTGGATGCCGGCAGACCCAAGTATTTTATTGAGTCAACCTTAACCGGTAATGAACCAAGCAGGCTTCTACATACCAATAAAGGCTACTTCACTCCTGACCTATTGGTCCAGCTGCTTTTCCAGGGTTTCAGTCAAATCACGACTGGCTTGCAATGAGCGCAACATGTCTGGGATATTGTTTTCAAGGTTCAGGTTGATCACCAGGTCTCGATCAGAATCGATAGCC
This DNA window, taken from Microbulbifer sp. VAAF005, encodes the following:
- a CDS encoding YdbL family protein; protein product: MKTLMKAFLALSLLIALPAMAISLNEAKSKGLVGEANSGYIAIVDASSPELEKLVKEVNAKRKAAYARIAERNKIDIAQVATRAAEKLEARLSPGEYYQDNLGRWVRK
- a CDS encoding YnbE family lipoprotein gives rise to the protein MKASRLIPMGLLYAMVATGCTPTVAVKAPSEPITVNLNVKIEHEIRVKVDKDLDNLFEDKEGIF